The proteins below are encoded in one region of Neisseria macacae ATCC 33926:
- the nusB gene encoding transcription antitermination factor NusB, with protein sequence MKTPRRRARELAVQALYQAGINNTAAPEIAKNIQDQPDFAKADEELFNKLFFGTHTYAAEYIQQIRPLLDRDEKDLSPIERAVLLMACHELSAMPETPYPVIINEAIEVTKTFGGTDGHKFVNGILDKLAAQLRPNDPKRGNA encoded by the coding sequence ATGAAAACCCCACGCCGCCGCGCCCGCGAGTTAGCCGTACAAGCCCTCTACCAAGCCGGCATCAACAACACCGCCGCCCCCGAAATCGCCAAAAACATCCAAGACCAGCCCGACTTTGCCAAAGCAGACGAAGAGCTGTTCAACAAACTCTTCTTCGGCACGCACACCTACGCCGCCGAATACATCCAGCAAATCCGCCCCCTGCTCGACCGCGACGAAAAAGACCTCAGCCCCATCGAACGCGCCGTCCTGCTGATGGCATGCCACGAATTGAGCGCGATGCCCGAAACCCCCTACCCCGTCATCATCAACGAAGCCATCGAAGTGACCAAAACCTTCGGCGGCACCGACGGACACAAATTCGTCAACGGCATCCTCGACAAACTCGCCGCCCAACTGCGCCCGAACGACCCGAAACGCGGCAACGCGTAA